A genomic window from Bdellovibrio sp. SKB1291214 includes:
- the fmt gene encoding methionyl-tRNA formyltransferase: protein MSKVRVCFLGTPEFAVTSLKALLADEHFEVVGVVTQPDRPAGRKMQLTPSPVKVLALEHGLKVLTPESLKKDPAAVEEIRSWGAEVGIVVAFGQILTEDFMSSFRFGCVNVHGSILPRWRGAAPIQRAIEAGDAESGVALQKMVKKLDAGDIIGIRKVTITPEMHALQLHDVLADLGADLLRVELMDYVRGNLAPVPQDESQVTVAPKIDKAESLVDWSKSAKSIDGKVRGFVYGPGTYTLLDGKKLKLHVVRPIAATSNAAPGTVTAVDADSFTVATGDGLLKLLEVQPESRNRMKVSDFLKGHNLKPGDHIG from the coding sequence GTGAGTAAGGTCCGCGTCTGCTTTCTGGGAACACCAGAATTTGCTGTTACATCTTTGAAGGCCCTACTAGCAGATGAACATTTTGAAGTTGTCGGAGTTGTGACTCAGCCGGATCGCCCGGCGGGTCGCAAAATGCAACTCACTCCAAGTCCGGTGAAAGTTCTAGCTCTTGAACACGGACTTAAAGTTCTTACACCTGAATCCCTGAAAAAAGATCCTGCGGCCGTTGAAGAAATTCGCTCCTGGGGAGCGGAAGTCGGCATCGTTGTGGCCTTTGGGCAAATCTTAACGGAAGACTTTATGTCGTCCTTCCGCTTTGGTTGCGTGAACGTGCACGGTTCGATTTTACCTCGCTGGCGTGGGGCGGCTCCCATTCAACGTGCGATTGAAGCGGGCGATGCAGAGTCCGGGGTGGCTTTGCAAAAAATGGTTAAAAAATTAGACGCCGGTGACATCATCGGTATTCGTAAAGTGACGATCACTCCCGAAATGCACGCGTTGCAGTTGCACGATGTGCTGGCTGATTTGGGTGCTGATTTGTTGCGAGTGGAATTGATGGATTATGTGCGCGGAAATTTAGCGCCCGTACCTCAAGACGAGTCGCAAGTGACGGTGGCTCCAAAAATCGACAAGGCAGAGTCTTTGGTTGATTGGAGTAAGTCCGCGAAGTCCATCGATGGTAAAGTTCGTGGCTTTGTCTATGGCCCGGGAACTTACACTTTGCTAGACGGTAAAAAACTAAAACTGCATGTGGTACGTCCGATTGCCGCGACTTCAAACGCGGCACCTGGAACGGTGACCGCGGTTGACGCAGATTCGTTCACTGTCGCAACGGGCGACGGACTTTTGAAATTGCTTGAAGTTCAGCCTGAATCCCGCAATCGTATGAAGGTGTCTGATTTCTTAAAGGGACACAATTTGAAACCTGGAGATCACATTGGCTAA
- the def gene encoding peptide deformylase, which produces MIMKILTFPDPRLREVAEPVKLSEFGTPELKKLQEDMIETMYDAHGIGLAAPQVGELVRMIVIDTRPKDDKGRRYKDQEMTDLEKAVEQPLVLINPEIVKGEGKTTFDEGCLSVPGYYETVERYDYIEMKAFDVNGKEFIVKTDGLLAICMQHELDHLEGTLFIDHLSFVKSNKIKKQIQKHGYPTKEEMERARSKQVEGNERE; this is translated from the coding sequence ATGATCATGAAAATCCTCACTTTCCCTGACCCGAGACTTCGCGAAGTTGCAGAACCTGTGAAGCTCTCCGAGTTCGGCACACCTGAGCTTAAAAAGCTTCAAGAGGACATGATTGAAACGATGTACGATGCTCACGGCATCGGCTTAGCTGCCCCGCAAGTGGGTGAGTTGGTTCGTATGATCGTGATCGACACTCGTCCTAAAGACGACAAAGGTCGCCGTTATAAGGATCAAGAAATGACGGATCTTGAAAAGGCCGTTGAACAACCCCTTGTATTAATCAATCCAGAAATCGTTAAAGGCGAAGGTAAAACGACGTTTGACGAAGGTTGCTTGTCAGTTCCTGGCTATTACGAAACGGTTGAGCGTTATGATTACATAGAAATGAAAGCTTTCGATGTGAACGGCAAAGAATTCATCGTGAAAACAGACGGCTTGCTTGCGATTTGTATGCAGCATGAGTTGGATCACCTTGAAGGAACATTGTTTATCGATCATTTGAGCTTTGTGAAATCTAACAAGATCAAAAAACAAATCCAAAAACATGGTTATCCGACCAAGGAAGAAATGGAAAGAGCCCGCTCTAAGCAAGTTGAAGGCAACGAGCGTGAGTAA
- a CDS encoding thioredoxin family protein → MATTFTPFPDLGNSVPDFKLPGVDGKTYSLKDFSNGKPLVVMFICAHCPYVQAVEDRLIQLGTDLKKMDVNVVGICSNDPKDHPEDSFEALAIRSKEKNYSFTYLVDETQTVAKAFGAVCTPDFFVYGGDLKLSYRGRLDNSWKDASKVTQRELYEAVQTLLKNQKVSDEQTASMGCSIKWK, encoded by the coding sequence ATGGCGACTACTTTTACTCCGTTTCCTGATTTAGGGAATTCGGTTCCGGACTTTAAATTACCAGGAGTGGATGGCAAAACCTACTCTTTGAAGGATTTCTCAAACGGGAAGCCGCTTGTTGTGATGTTCATTTGCGCTCACTGCCCCTATGTTCAAGCGGTGGAAGATCGTCTTATTCAGTTGGGGACTGATCTTAAAAAGATGGATGTGAATGTCGTCGGTATTTGCTCGAATGATCCCAAAGACCATCCCGAGGATTCTTTTGAGGCCCTGGCAATACGTTCGAAAGAAAAAAACTATTCCTTCACTTATCTGGTGGATGAAACTCAGACCGTGGCCAAGGCCTTTGGCGCTGTTTGCACACCTGACTTCTTTGTGTATGGTGGAGATTTAAAGCTTTCTTACCGCGGACGCCTGGATAATTCTTGGAAGGATGCTAGCAAAGTAACTCAACGTGAGTTGTATGAAGCTGTGCAAACGCTATTAAAAAATCAAAAAGTTTCTGATGAACAAACAGCTTCAATGGGCTGTTCAATTAAATGGAAGTAG
- the nadC gene encoding carboxylating nicotinate-nucleotide diphosphorylase: MTLIDLIRAAIKEDMPHGDVTTESLALTPKVGRARLKAKEDLVLSGAAPFEQTMQLLEPNCRVKWHFEEGQEILNGQIICTIEGDLVQILKAERVALNFLGHLSGIATVTRRFVKQVEHTKTKILDTRKTTPGYRELEKKAVLHGGGVNHRMNLSTAILIKDNHISVMGGITNAVNRVREHSNLPMEVETRTLAEVKEAVGLNVKHLLLDNMDNEMLKQALALIPEGVHTEASGNMSLARVKSVAECGVSFISVGALTHSAPVADVSLIFAWEE; the protein is encoded by the coding sequence ATGACACTGATTGATCTAATCCGCGCAGCTATCAAAGAAGACATGCCCCATGGCGATGTCACGACAGAGTCCCTTGCACTAACTCCCAAAGTAGGTCGTGCTCGCTTAAAAGCAAAAGAAGATCTTGTGCTTTCTGGTGCTGCTCCTTTTGAACAAACAATGCAATTACTTGAACCGAACTGCCGCGTGAAATGGCATTTCGAAGAAGGCCAAGAAATTTTGAATGGTCAAATCATCTGCACTATCGAGGGTGACCTTGTGCAGATTTTGAAAGCGGAGCGTGTGGCTTTGAACTTCTTGGGTCATCTTTCTGGTATTGCGACGGTGACTCGCCGTTTTGTAAAACAAGTCGAGCACACAAAAACTAAAATCCTTGATACTCGTAAAACAACTCCCGGTTATCGCGAGCTTGAAAAAAAAGCAGTCCTTCATGGTGGTGGCGTCAATCACCGCATGAATCTTAGTACAGCCATCTTAATCAAAGACAATCATATCTCTGTTATGGGTGGTATTACGAATGCTGTGAATCGCGTCCGTGAACACTCGAATCTTCCCATGGAAGTTGAAACGCGAACATTGGCTGAGGTTAAAGAAGCTGTTGGACTGAATGTGAAGCACCTGCTTTTGGACAACATGGATAACGAGATGTTGAAACAAGCTTTGGCATTGATTCCCGAAGGCGTTCATACGGAGGCCAGTGGCAATATGAGTTTAGCGCGTGTCAAATCCGTGGCAGAGTGTGGTGTAAGCTTTATCTCTGTTGGAGCTTTGACACATTCAGCTCCCGTTGCTGACGTTTCTTTGATCTTTGCTTGGGAGGAATAG
- a CDS encoding class II glutamine amidotransferase: MCQLLGMNCNVPTDICFSFTGFKARGGRTDIHQDGWGIAFFEGKGVRQFLDPLPSAHSPVAELVRNYPIKSTNVIAHIRKATQGIVSLENTHPFMRELWGSYWVFAHNGNILNFDPILDGTFRPVGSTDSEKAFCWIMQGLQKKFGDVFPSKEDLFSAIHQLTLDICPHGEFNFLLTNGDFLIAHSSTNLTYIVRKAPFPTAELKDEDLKVDFNSLTTPLDRVAIIATVPLTNNEQWTAMKPGSLWLFRDGHVLDSKDTISGPKEKILC, from the coding sequence ATGTGCCAACTGCTAGGCATGAATTGCAACGTCCCCACCGATATTTGTTTTTCATTTACAGGCTTCAAAGCTCGCGGCGGTCGAACAGACATCCATCAAGATGGTTGGGGAATTGCTTTTTTTGAGGGTAAAGGTGTTCGTCAATTTTTGGATCCTTTGCCTTCTGCCCACTCGCCGGTGGCTGAGCTTGTCCGAAACTATCCCATCAAATCGACGAACGTCATCGCACATATTCGCAAAGCCACTCAGGGAATTGTTTCTTTAGAAAATACACATCCCTTCATGCGCGAACTTTGGGGAAGCTATTGGGTCTTCGCCCACAACGGTAACATTTTAAATTTTGATCCGATTCTTGACGGAACATTCAGACCTGTTGGTTCAACCGATAGCGAAAAAGCATTTTGCTGGATTATGCAGGGACTGCAAAAAAAGTTCGGCGACGTTTTTCCATCTAAAGAAGACCTTTTCTCGGCGATCCACCAACTGACATTAGATATTTGCCCGCACGGTGAATTCAACTTCCTTTTGACCAATGGGGATTTCCTGATCGCTCATTCGTCGACGAACTTGACGTATATTGTTCGTAAAGCCCCCTTCCCAACAGCAGAACTGAAAGATGAAGACCTAAAAGTCGACTTCAATTCTTTGACCACGCCCTTAGACCGCGTTGCCATCATCGCAACGGTCCCTTTAACGAATAACGAACAATGGACTGCGATGAAACCCGGAAGTCTTTGGCTTTTTCGCGACGGACATGTGCTTGATAGCAAAGACACGATCTCGGGTCCCAAAGAAAAAATTCTTTGCTAA
- a CDS encoding biotin--[acetyl-CoA-carboxylase] ligase, which produces MAKNMTSENPMSEIRIGDVTAKWARNNHLHVEYKAQTESTNATAKELAFEEDLLEQALCLFITDQQTAGRGRGKNTWTTDQVGSALLSSWSYLLPIMPQPTASCLVGLAVYRACSTTWPFLKWNLKAPNDIYIGDKKVAGILLENVAQGDEVRFIIGLGVNITSSPESVETSTSVLESLPEGAPLLGEDYTGFLDRLAFELSDAASHCDQPLSPTEQLSLLTALNLHPLLKEKYTAMEADGSLYMGAKKISWADL; this is translated from the coding sequence GTGGCTAAAAACATGACTTCCGAAAACCCGATGAGCGAAATCCGTATCGGTGACGTGACAGCCAAGTGGGCTCGCAACAATCACCTGCACGTGGAATACAAAGCTCAAACAGAAAGCACGAATGCCACTGCCAAAGAATTGGCGTTCGAGGAAGATTTGTTAGAGCAAGCCCTGTGTTTATTCATAACAGATCAGCAAACAGCAGGCCGTGGCCGAGGTAAAAACACTTGGACGACGGACCAAGTGGGTTCTGCCCTGTTAAGTTCATGGTCTTATCTTTTGCCCATCATGCCACAACCCACGGCTTCCTGCTTAGTGGGCTTAGCTGTGTATCGCGCGTGCTCAACAACTTGGCCATTTTTAAAATGGAATTTAAAAGCACCGAATGACATCTACATCGGTGACAAAAAAGTGGCAGGCATTCTTTTAGAAAACGTCGCGCAAGGTGATGAGGTTCGTTTTATCATTGGTCTTGGTGTCAATATCACGTCATCTCCGGAATCAGTTGAAACTTCAACAAGCGTTTTAGAATCGCTTCCAGAGGGCGCTCCCCTGTTGGGCGAAGATTATACAGGATTCTTGGATCGTTTGGCGTTCGAGCTGTCGGATGCAGCTTCTCACTGCGATCAACCTTTAAGTCCCACAGAACAGCTGTCGTTGCTGACGGCTCTGAACCTGCACCCTTTGCTTAAAGAAAAATACACAGCGATGGAAGCTGACGGCTCTCTTTATATGGGAGCTAAAAAGATCAGCTGGGCCGATCTTTAG
- a CDS encoding response regulator: MALRVLLADESSTIKKVMQLALSDFAVEVKAVPVGLDVLPVTKSFKPDIIFADVLLTKRNGYEVSLELKNDPETSNIPVVLMWSGFMEIDEGKVTESRADDRLEKPFDAEHLRGLVNKLVKKTSENPVSQYLTFPEMPEFEEMPNETPAADQSAAEVAYADPELNTLDSIPEISEDEALSLDIPGEEFTSVPLTSPKGEDEMDEGGWAHQDLTKFKLNIPQNETEDFASKFVIPQDEDLSNAHIEVSGNFEEISFDEASPDLTQKPAPVAAKAPPKTLPEDSFLGKVEKSVKDQMMETLNKGPSAPKAQPTAAGAKPTPANAQGKTQSKVDLSSEMMEKIVREEAREVIESVCWKLLPEIAERIVREELSKLMRETEKSI; encoded by the coding sequence ATGGCTTTACGCGTCTTACTTGCAGATGAGAGTTCCACAATCAAAAAAGTAATGCAACTGGCATTGTCTGACTTCGCTGTCGAAGTTAAGGCAGTTCCCGTGGGACTTGATGTATTGCCAGTCACAAAAAGCTTTAAGCCCGATATCATTTTCGCAGACGTACTTTTGACAAAAAGAAACGGCTATGAAGTCAGCCTTGAGCTTAAAAACGATCCCGAAACTTCCAACATTCCCGTCGTTTTGATGTGGAGTGGTTTCATGGAAATCGACGAGGGCAAAGTTACCGAATCCCGCGCCGATGACCGCCTGGAAAAACCATTCGATGCCGAACATCTGCGTGGCTTGGTAAATAAACTTGTTAAAAAGACCTCTGAGAATCCAGTCAGCCAATACCTGACATTCCCAGAGATGCCTGAATTCGAAGAAATGCCCAATGAAACTCCTGCCGCGGATCAGTCTGCTGCAGAGGTCGCTTATGCTGATCCCGAATTGAACACTTTGGATTCTATTCCCGAAATCAGCGAAGACGAGGCCCTCAGCCTTGATATCCCGGGAGAGGAATTCACTTCTGTTCCATTGACGTCACCTAAAGGCGAAGACGAAATGGACGAAGGTGGCTGGGCTCACCAAGATTTAACAAAGTTTAAATTAAACATCCCTCAAAATGAAACCGAAGACTTCGCTTCCAAGTTTGTAATCCCTCAAGATGAGGACCTATCAAACGCACATATCGAAGTTTCGGGAAACTTTGAAGAGATCAGCTTTGACGAAGCCAGCCCCGATTTGACGCAAAAACCTGCGCCAGTTGCAGCCAAAGCTCCGCCGAAGACTTTGCCTGAGGATTCATTCTTAGGAAAAGTGGAAAAATCTGTAAAAGATCAAATGATGGAGACCTTAAACAAAGGTCCTTCTGCACCTAAAGCGCAACCGACTGCTGCAGGGGCAAAACCAACTCCGGCTAATGCTCAGGGTAAAACCCAATCCAAGGTGGACTTGTCCAGCGAAATGATGGAAAAGATTGTCCGTGAGGAAGCTCGCGAAGTGATTGAATCCGTTTGTTGGAAATTGCTTCCCGAGATTGCAGAGCGCATTGTTCGCGAAGAGTTAAGTAAACTCATGCGCGAAACAGAAAAATCCATCTAG
- the rpe gene encoding ribulose-phosphate 3-epimerase encodes MVAPSILSADFANLEKEVKAIAAAGADWAHVDVMDGHFVPNLTIGIPVVKALKKVSPIPLDVHLMITEPEKYVADFVKAGADYLTIHVESTKDPATVLRQITSLGAKAGITLRPGTPVESILPLLPLCELVLVMTVEPGFGGQSFMADQIAKISVLRSEISKKNLKCLIEVDGGINAETAKLCHEADVFVAGSYVFGKDYAQAIASLR; translated from the coding sequence ATGGTTGCCCCTTCGATTTTGTCAGCAGACTTTGCAAACCTTGAAAAAGAGGTGAAAGCAATCGCCGCTGCCGGAGCTGACTGGGCCCATGTTGATGTTATGGACGGGCACTTTGTTCCAAACCTGACGATCGGTATTCCGGTGGTGAAGGCGCTTAAGAAAGTTTCCCCGATTCCTTTAGATGTTCACTTGATGATCACTGAACCCGAAAAATATGTCGCAGATTTTGTAAAAGCTGGCGCCGACTATTTGACGATTCACGTGGAATCCACAAAAGATCCTGCAACAGTACTTCGTCAAATTACTTCATTGGGAGCGAAGGCGGGGATCACACTTCGTCCCGGGACCCCGGTTGAATCTATTTTGCCACTGTTGCCACTTTGCGAATTGGTGTTGGTAATGACAGTGGAGCCTGGTTTCGGTGGTCAATCGTTCATGGCAGATCAAATCGCAAAGATCTCTGTGTTGCGCTCTGAAATTTCTAAGAAAAATCTAAAATGCTTGATCGAAGTCGACGGCGGCATCAACGCCGAAACAGCGAAGCTTTGTCACGAAGCCGATGTATTCGTAGCGGGCAGCTACGTCTTCGGCAAAGACTACGCCCAAGCCATCGCCTCCCTCAGGTAA
- a CDS encoding alpha-amylase family glycosyl hydrolase: MRFFLLAFSVTMIFSQITQAGVMLQGFYWEAESTPEKPWWDKLSAQSNELAKAGFTALWIPPVLKSASGGLSRGYDPYDDYDLGSKDQRGTIPTHWGTRDQLQRTVAMSRANGMQVVLDLNVSHRAGDAGDKKYSYKDAYGVDGKGRFPKGPDDFSRDFPYGRVFNFNSNYVMDGLRASCDWLVKALGTQGFRIDSAKEIPFDFLKNLLSHGELQKQYVVVENWDGTDVLYNYVKNGLNSRAGAFDFPLWSTLRDMASGAGLFDMKRLVKAGLLGRAPDLAVTFAENDDTDRGFPTIKNKELSYVYILTSEGYPSVYWKDYFVYGMKNHIDRLMWINGALANGATEYRWADDDLLVYERTGSPGVVVGMNDNMQSSRTETVQTHFGPNVELQDYSGGQPNVKTDGEGKARITVPPNGYVAYSVPNVQYAPQIIPYSVTQEFAGANDLDILPAQNGKWNKTGYIYAQEGTLLEWEINYERNNWKQSSQYLMRISGPDNKVVVEKAYDGATQVAKGSIKAPATGWYLLESAAKDVAEPVRFWWKQTYQAPQL; this comes from the coding sequence ATGCGATTTTTTCTATTAGCATTTTCGGTAACGATGATTTTTTCGCAGATCACTCAAGCAGGAGTGATGTTGCAAGGGTTTTATTGGGAGGCAGAATCTACTCCTGAAAAGCCATGGTGGGATAAACTTTCAGCGCAAAGCAATGAATTGGCCAAGGCGGGGTTTACAGCGCTGTGGATTCCCCCGGTGTTAAAAAGTGCTTCAGGTGGGTTGTCTCGGGGCTATGATCCCTATGATGATTATGATCTTGGTTCTAAAGACCAACGTGGCACCATTCCCACTCATTGGGGAACCCGCGATCAGTTGCAAAGAACGGTTGCAATGTCTCGTGCGAACGGCATGCAAGTTGTTTTGGATTTGAATGTCAGCCACCGCGCAGGTGATGCTGGTGATAAGAAATATTCCTATAAAGATGCTTATGGCGTGGATGGCAAAGGTCGCTTCCCTAAAGGCCCCGATGATTTCAGCCGCGATTTCCCTTATGGTCGGGTTTTTAATTTTAATTCCAACTATGTGATGGATGGACTTAGAGCTTCATGTGACTGGTTGGTGAAGGCCCTGGGTACACAAGGCTTCCGTATTGATTCAGCTAAAGAGATTCCTTTTGATTTTTTAAAAAACTTATTAAGTCATGGTGAACTTCAAAAACAATACGTCGTCGTCGAAAACTGGGATGGCACGGATGTTCTTTATAACTATGTTAAGAATGGTTTGAATTCACGCGCTGGTGCCTTTGACTTCCCACTGTGGTCGACTCTTCGTGATATGGCATCGGGCGCGGGGTTGTTCGACATGAAACGCTTGGTGAAGGCGGGCTTGTTAGGGCGCGCTCCCGATTTGGCCGTAACCTTTGCTGAAAATGACGACACAGATCGTGGTTTTCCAACGATTAAGAATAAAGAACTTAGTTATGTCTATATTCTAACCTCTGAAGGCTACCCAAGTGTTTACTGGAAAGACTATTTTGTCTATGGAATGAAAAACCATATTGATCGCTTGATGTGGATCAATGGAGCGTTGGCAAATGGTGCGACAGAGTATCGTTGGGCTGATGATGATCTGTTGGTGTACGAGCGCACGGGGTCGCCAGGTGTTGTGGTCGGCATGAACGATAATATGCAAAGTTCACGCACCGAAACGGTTCAAACTCACTTTGGCCCGAATGTGGAGTTGCAGGATTATTCCGGGGGGCAACCGAATGTGAAAACAGATGGCGAGGGGAAAGCTAGAATCACAGTTCCACCGAATGGCTATGTTGCTTATTCCGTGCCGAATGTGCAGTATGCTCCGCAAATTATTCCTTACTCCGTGACTCAGGAGTTTGCAGGGGCCAATGATTTGGATATTTTGCCTGCCCAAAACGGCAAATGGAATAAGACGGGTTATATCTATGCCCAAGAAGGAACTCTGCTTGAATGGGAAATTAATTATGAGCGCAATAACTGGAAGCAGTCTTCGCAATATTTGATGAGGATTTCCGGACCAGATAACAAAGTCGTGGTGGAAAAAGCCTACGACGGGGCAACCCAAGTGGCGAAGGGCTCTATCAAGGCACCGGCCACAGGTTGGTACTTGTTAGAATCTGCAGCCAAGGATGTGGCAGAGCCAGTTCGTTTCTGGTGGAAGCAAACTTACCAAGCTCCGCAGTTATAG
- a CDS encoding GyrI-like domain-containing protein, translating into MRYMIVFVVVMVISFGVYLATYLGAFKGVQLSDAQQLGPYKTIYIEHVGPYHKVNKVIEKVEKFMKEKGVTCQRTFGEYLDDPRQVEEARLRSKVGCLIEKMPEGAPENMKEGEIPARTYVQAVFTGSPGIGPLKVYPRVEAYLLEKKLEQTGAAVEIYEIHSITEKAAMTTTYLFPVKNK; encoded by the coding sequence ATGAGATATATGATTGTTTTCGTCGTGGTGATGGTTATTTCTTTCGGGGTTTACCTGGCGACATATTTGGGTGCATTCAAAGGCGTACAGCTTTCTGATGCGCAACAACTGGGTCCTTACAAAACTATTTATATCGAACACGTCGGCCCGTACCACAAAGTTAATAAAGTGATCGAAAAAGTTGAAAAATTCATGAAAGAAAAAGGCGTCACATGCCAACGTACTTTCGGTGAATATCTTGATGATCCCCGCCAAGTTGAAGAAGCACGTCTTCGCTCTAAAGTGGGTTGCTTGATTGAAAAAATGCCTGAAGGTGCACCAGAGAACATGAAAGAAGGCGAAATTCCAGCACGTACCTATGTGCAGGCAGTATTCACCGGTTCTCCTGGCATCGGCCCCTTGAAAGTCTATCCCCGAGTTGAGGCTTACCTTCTGGAAAAAAAACTAGAACAAACGGGAGCCGCTGTTGAAATCTACGAGATCCACTCGATCACAGAAAAAGCAGCCATGACAACAACGTACTTGTTCCCAGTAAAAAACAAATAA
- the lptG gene encoding LPS export ABC transporter permease LptG produces the protein MNRIDRYTSWLFFGYFLGGLLVFLTLFTAVDAMSTVSQYKGVSTATIFSYYLYSFPDIISKLLPVACLLGTILTLTNLNKANELVALFSAGMSLLRIATPTLLWVILISVGGYFMTDRLVPRANTQKNYIFYYELKKEPHRFSTVKTNKIWYRTKDSIFNIKTLSAKGDKAQGLTMYFFSDDWDLIQMITARDVEIQGSQWALNQGTVTLFTKDSSFPLTTDFKTKNIVMAEDSKDLQSAGQTAEMMSQGELKHFIAKNKDAGLDTIAYEVGYQSKYSFAFAGLVMCLLGLPFSVGRGRSGGTMLNLGICLALVFGYYVLYSSGITLGQHGSIPPVLAAWAPNILMTGLALVLLKRLKY, from the coding sequence ATGAACAGAATTGATCGTTATACATCTTGGCTTTTCTTCGGTTACTTTCTTGGTGGCCTTTTAGTTTTCTTAACCTTGTTCACTGCGGTCGATGCCATGTCGACGGTTTCTCAGTACAAGGGTGTCAGCACGGCGACGATTTTCAGTTACTATCTTTACTCTTTTCCAGACATCATTTCGAAACTTCTTCCAGTTGCTTGTTTGTTGGGCACGATTTTGACTTTGACGAATTTGAATAAGGCCAATGAACTCGTTGCGTTATTTTCTGCGGGCATGAGCCTGCTTCGCATTGCTACTCCGACTTTGCTGTGGGTGATTCTGATTTCTGTGGGTGGCTATTTCATGACGGACCGCTTGGTTCCACGAGCCAACACCCAAAAGAACTACATCTTTTACTATGAGCTTAAAAAAGAGCCGCACCGCTTTTCGACGGTTAAGACTAATAAGATTTGGTATCGCACCAAGGACTCTATTTTTAATATCAAAACATTAAGTGCGAAGGGTGATAAGGCCCAAGGCTTAACGATGTATTTCTTTAGTGATGATTGGGATTTGATCCAAATGATCACGGCTCGCGATGTGGAAATTCAAGGCAGTCAATGGGCCTTGAATCAGGGGACTGTGACACTGTTTACGAAGGATTCAAGCTTTCCGTTAACCACTGATTTTAAGACTAAAAACATCGTGATGGCTGAAGACTCCAAGGACTTGCAAAGTGCGGGGCAAACAGCGGAAATGATGTCCCAGGGCGAGCTTAAGCACTTTATCGCTAAAAACAAAGATGCCGGTCTGGATACTATTGCTTACGAAGTGGGCTATCAGTCGAAGTACAGCTTTGCCTTTGCGGGCCTGGTGATGTGCCTTTTGGGTCTGCCATTCAGTGTTGGCAGGGGGCGTTCCGGTGGTACCATGCTTAATTTGGGTATCTGTTTGGCCTTGGTTTTTGGCTATTACGTTCTGTATTCCTCTGGAATCACTCTGGGGCAGCATGGCTCGATACCCCCGGTATTAGCGGCTTGGGCTCCTAATATCTTAATGACCGGGTTGGCCTTGGTCCTTCTCAAAAGGCTGAAATACTGA